From Erinaceus europaeus chromosome 9, mEriEur2.1, whole genome shotgun sequence, one genomic window encodes:
- the LOC103122687 gene encoding proteasome activator complex subunit 3-like, with protein sequence MTSGTPQRSAWAMAAQLKVERDMQCKVDSFRARISQEAEDLVATFFPQKLSELDSRVQELHLQDLSQIRSVPAPVSPGAPDPVGDGPCREGPMLRSNQHLVELIERVKPEIELLRQKCSTVRMWVQLLIPRAEDGNNFGVSIQEDTVDQLWTAESTAASYLRRFSTYYSTRARLVAKMVKYPQVEDYRRTVAEVDENEYLSVLQILLHVRNQYATLHDVILKNIDKIKSPRSSNTDSLY encoded by the coding sequence ATGACCTCTGGCACCCCTCAACGCTCGGCCTGGGCCATGGCGGCGCAGCTAAAGGTGGAGCGGGACATGCAGTGTAAGGTGGACTCCTTCCGGGCCCGCATCTCGCAGGAGGCCGAGGATCTGGTGGCCACCTTCTTCCCCCAGAAGCTGTCGGAGCTGGACAGCCGGGTCCAGGAGTTGCACCTGCAGGACCTGTCTCAGATCCGGTCGGTGCCGGCCCCTGTGTCTCCCGGTGCCCCGGACCCCGTGGGGGATGGGCCGTGCCGCGAAGGGCCCATGCTGCGCAGCAACCAGCACTTGGTGGAGCTGATTGAGCGTGTCAAGCCGGAGATCGAGCTGCTGCGGCAGAAGTGCAGCACAGTGCGCATGTGGGTGCAGCTGCTGATCCCACGTGCCGAGGATGGCAACAACTTTGGGGTGTCGATCCAGGAGGACACGGTCGACCAGCTGTGGACGGCGGAGAGCACAGCCGCCTCCTACCTGCGCCGCTTCTCCACCTACTACAGCACACGCGCCCGCCTGGTGGCCAAGATGGTCAAGTACCCGCAGGTGGAGGACTACCGGCGCACTGTGGCGGAGGTGGATGAGAACGAGTACCTGAGCGTGCTCCAGATCCTGCTGCACGTGCGCAACCAGTACGCCACCCTGCACGACGTCATCCTCAAGAACATCGACAAGATCAAGAGCCCGCGCAGCTCCAACACCGACAGCCTGTACTGA